A single genomic interval of Cucumis sativus cultivar 9930 chromosome 7, Cucumber_9930_V3, whole genome shotgun sequence harbors:
- the LOC116405220 gene encoding stress enhanced protein 1, chloroplastic — MALLHASASLSLATRDVSFARTAPKAFPLHRSPLPNLFRIGTTFATGSPLVLSKPTGQKKHALKQNSVSIRCEQSTQQSNLDVWLGRFAMVGFAIAISVEIATGKGLLENFGVTSPLPSVALAVTALVGVLTAVFIFQSATKN; from the exons ATGGCCCTTCTTCATGCGTCCGCTTCTCTCTCCCTCGCCACACGCG ATGTTTCCTTCGCAAGAACAGCACCAAAAGCTTTTCCGCTTCATAGAAGTCCCCTGCCGAATTTATTTCGAATTGGAACCACCTTCGCTACTGGCTCTCCACTCG TGTTAAGCAAGCCAACTGGTCAAAAGAAGCACGctttgaaacaaaattctgTTTCTATAAGATGTGAGCAAAGCACCCAACAGAGTAATCTGGATGTTTGGCTTGGGCGGTTTGCAATGGTAGGATTTGCAATTGCAATTAGTGTTGAAATTGCAACGGGCAAGGGACTTTTAGAG AACTTTGGAGTAACGTCTCCCCTGCCTAGTGTGGCCTTGGCCGTTACTGCATTGGTTGGCGTACTGACTGCAGTTTTCATCTTCCAATCAGCTACCAAAAATTGA